The window AAGATAAGGGTTGCAAGAAAATTACAGATACTGTGAAGAGCAAAATTCAAGTGATAGCTGAGTAAGATTATTGTGCCTCCATGTTTGCATCTATAATACAGAGAAAATAGATTTAACCCAAAGGTAAGAAAGTTCTCTATAAGTCAGTGAGACCTGACAAGGATAGTGGTTTCAGGAAGCAATAAGAGTATAGACATTGAGAATGTTCAGACTAAGCATAAGAATGTCATGGTGAAGATTCTCACAGCGTGTACAAGACTGGGCTCTGGTCTGATTCACCTTCAAGCAAGTGCAACAATAGCCCTGAATCTAAGCTACTGCTGTGGATGTCACCTTAGAGTATTACAAGTGAATCTACGTTTGTTTAAAGGAGCTCCAGGATTCTGAAGAATCATCAGATGATGAATCACAAGGAAATGTGAAATTGTAGTTAGAAGTTAGGGAGGaaactttctgaaataaaaagtgTATGGAGGAGACTTAGGAAATGCTTGCAGGTTTCATTGTGGTCTAAAAGGATGTCACTATAGTGATTAGAATGTCATAAAATGAGTCTGGAGTTGTTCTCAACACTGAATTCATCTCAgaaaatttttagtaaaattcATAATTTGATGCTTTACCCAGAGGTTCCAGTTTAATTTGTGAGATGTTTCCTGGGCACTGGGATTTTTCGTTCTCCCCATGTGATTTTAATGTGTAGCCaagattgagaaccactgatctatAAGGTCGACCCAAGAGAAATCTGTGGATAAGAGGCACTTGGTAGTGTATTTCATTTGTCAGAGAAGTTGCTAGTTTTGAGGGAGGCCCAGAAAGAGTGTGCAAGAGGTTTTAACAGAGCTGTGTCTGAAGAGTGACTATCATAAGAGTGCAGCTTCTTTGACTGTCCTTCTTGTTACACTATGCTAGTGTCCAGTCATAGCTCTTTGTATTCCATGGGCTCTCCAGTTCTCAATCATTTATCCCTTCCAGCAAAGcattatcatttaattatttagatCTTTGAGCCGTTTCACATGAGCATAATGTGACCATAGGATAAAGAACTGATACAAAATCATTGATTCCTACATCCAATCTGTGAAACAGTGTTAATTCAGCTTTCATGCTCATTGTGACTGCATATTCCTATCTActattttacaaatttaatatatcatattatgTTATATTCAATGTGTTATGCTATATTAAGTTATTTCACATTgcattactttaaattttatgtgaCTTCCAACTCCTGATTGGTTTTTAGCTATTGATCCCTGACTCTTGGTCTCAGATGGAATCTTTTATCTCTGAATCTTTGATCTCCATGGTTTCTAGGTCAAATCTGCTCATTTAGAAAGGAACACATCTCTGataatctttctgtttttatactGGAAGGTCACTGTATTTTAGCATAATTTTAAGATGGATTGTTAATTTCCTTCATAGTCCATATTTCTCTTTTGAAACAGTTTGAAACTGCAGTTACAATTTTACTGGAAACATTTTTCCCTCCCTAGGATTCAGCAGGGACTCATGGAGACTATCACTTTCCTAGGTGTTTTTGTCATCTTAGATCCATGTCAGCAGAGCTCAAACTCAACTCTTTTTGATGACTCTAGCCTAGGTCAGAGTTTGCTCTCATCTCTGTagtgaaaatgaatataaactCTGAACGTAtattaattttctcaatttttccttATGTtcaaataaagagaataatactattttctttcattttaaaagtaaagtaaTTGACTGAGTATGGATCTGACTCAGATCTGAGTTATTTAAGTTTGTGTCCCATTTTTAAGCTGTGTTATCTCCCACAAAATTGGGCAGTCTAACATATCTCTTTTACTATAACATGTTAGGAATGTAGAACTCAGGAGAACAGGAGTAGAGATGAGACTGTGTGTTACTCCAGCTTCCCCCACCCTTCCTATCTCATTTTTGAGCCTTCAGAGTGGGCTACTGAGGCAGACAACTTCATCTTGTGAgagctgattttctttttaatttattttgtttttcaaatggcAGGTGAAGACTAATACCTGCTGTCGATGACATGGGAACTGAGAGCAATGGAAGCCTCAACCGCCTATCTGTCTTCCTGACTGGCATCCCAGGACTGGAGGCCCAACATGGCTGGTTCTCCATCCCCTTCTTTACCATGTACATGGTGGCCATTGTGGGAAACAGCCTAATCATGGCAGCAGTGCAGGCAGACTCTGCCCTTCATGAGCCCATGTACCTGTTCCTCTCCATGTTGGCCATTAGTGAGGTGGGCGTCTCTGTGTCTACACTGCCTACTGTTATGGGTATTCTTTGGTTTGATGCTCACAGGGTTGACTTTGATGGCTGCCTGGCCCAGATGTTTTTCATTCACACCTTCTCCTGCATGGAGTCAGGGGTCCTGTTGGCCATGAGCTTTGACCGCTTTGTAGCCATTTACAACCCATTGCGCTATACAGCCATCCTGACCCTGCCCCGCATCATCTCTATGGGTTTGGGCATTACACTGAAGAGTGTAGCACTCATGGCCCCACTTCCAGTCCTGTTGAGGCAACTGCCCTATTGTCACATTAACATCCTCTCCCATTCCTACTGCCTCCATTCAGACCTGATCCAGCTGCCTTGTGCTGATACTAAGCTCAACAGCATCCTGGGCTTGGCCATTGTCCTGGCCACTTTTGGGCTGGACTCACTGCTCATTGTGGTCTCATATGGGCTGATTCTTTACACAGTGTTGGGTATTGCTTCTGGGGAGGGAAGGTGGAAAGCTCTCAACACTTGTGTGTCACACATCTGTGCAGTGCTTGTGTACTATGTGCCTATGATTGGTGTGTCTGTCATGCATCGGGTTGCCAAGCATGCCTCACCTGTGGTTCACACGCTGATGTCTAGCATCTATCTCTTTGTGCCACCAGTGCTCAACCCCATCATCTACAGCATTAAGACTCAGCCAATCCAACAGGGAATTGCTACCTTATTCTCCTGCAAGAGGAAATCGATCTAAGTCACTCCTTCAGTCCAAAAGTTTGATGTTTCTGCTATGGGCAAAACTCAACACTAGGAACTTTGAGGATAAACAGGAAGGAGAAATTCGAAGCATTGTCACAGGCTTGAATCTGAATCCCAGGAATTACTCCTAAGTCCTTTACCTCtcacattttattcatatatatgtctCTGTGTGGGCACACCTATATACCCTTCATTTCTAAGCAGATATAACAACTTGAGGGCAGAAATAATGAAATTACCTCCCCACCTCATCCTCTTAGTAGTTCTAGCAGAAGCCTAAAAAACGGTAAGCTAACAGTAAAGGCCTGAAACCTTGTGATATTtgaattgaaataaaacaaaattttattttatgggatAGCTAGGGTTTAAGAACACCACCTTCCTATCATCATAAAGAAAGATCATCCTGGgcaacaaaagggggaaatgttagagtctgtaaacaagtcaggat is drawn from Urocitellus parryii isolate mUroPar1 chromosome 4, mUroPar1.hap1, whole genome shotgun sequence and contains these coding sequences:
- the LOC113191355 gene encoding olfactory receptor 51I2-like, whose translation is MGTESNGSLNRLSVFLTGIPGLEAQHGWFSIPFFTMYMVAIVGNSLIMAAVQADSALHEPMYLFLSMLAISEVGVSVSTLPTVMGILWFDAHRVDFDGCLAQMFFIHTFSCMESGVLLAMSFDRFVAIYNPLRYTAILTLPRIISMGLGITLKSVALMAPLPVLLRQLPYCHINILSHSYCLHSDLIQLPCADTKLNSILGLAIVLATFGLDSLLIVVSYGLILYTVLGIASGEGRWKALNTCVSHICAVLVYYVPMIGVSVMHRVAKHASPVVHTLMSSIYLFVPPVLNPIIYSIKTQPIQQGIATLFSCKRKSI